In Drosophila teissieri strain GT53w chromosome 2R, Prin_Dtei_1.1, whole genome shotgun sequence, the following proteins share a genomic window:
- the LOC122612490 gene encoding uncharacterized protein LOC122612490 isoform X2: protein MMEALDQQQAKLTSNRDDGEAGTGSETGSGAGTGGGAAAGEEDDIEELHYVLDVAKEESESHQHGENNNAEENEDGKTKKNDDVIDLAMANGQGFSVTPEEETAGTEETEQSEESLLHLRKSTETPVDLETLSSPANCLTTAPLSTDLVKQELVEDNPEELQEADSIPLTEQFLKDIKLKTEVEDKTDSLSDNHMEFLSDSEEQPVDSLGANHESETDEKVHFLPRESDSNEVEEKYFRSANDDSESEVEEKVYTPPVIHLETDSESGEKEFLSIKDNESPALEIEGETAESQSSNDLYKDDVDENVSTIAPEVVDTASQPIGVTSLEGSDTVDSPSLTMDVDLPSSEDGAPPSVIKIESDLEDETHSDSVKLKEHTVEVVPLIKLNGAHKALKEEKLVDEEMVEPGQELEDPKELSVITNHTGNNTKEENTTASQVPSLSVILPVRTSRSRSTSSRSSTVSSASQPQLVIDHPESEHNPKPPTLKLSLKRRRSKSSSVSQSDKQTKMESGGSVSSLLLQRLQGNASVGPPVASTESLQVLSCAKCNLQFEFESFQQLNKHQAQCNGIQSTSSSQLPLKQERFFRCAQCSTVHQCWHFFLHMREVHQRYICLYCNHVYPSVEKLSLHLENKHDIDQSHFAKDAWEEQQKTEDRARHLVCCTCQATFVQGSDFEDHDCSQLMQPCALCNQKSGHAIGCKNNKRKPSRRRRKVRRPPETPLPIPQEPVEQPVPVEAIPEQQPQQLQLHSDIQNLFPAENTPEPVEDPPAPPIPKLVVPKIMLRVPKEFQKSVDAALSSTDTEDEELETAQPVEEAVSAPTEELPFDAPPPPPPALSFDDSTASKLNRVLAELERTKLDIERTKADIITKKQSKVIMANAHLENVVPQVVHPPQHLQPQQEEQRRWSLTPPASPHNNHVNLPEPPPALITEFQDQPDAVRRNSLGSDCMDIDDSLNGPEMEDSRDSTEEQKESLEPAQPLQEPQPVDEPLAIQPLPPADGIMVAGADTHTVDLQLDRPLDRFSMVDFVRLCLKSVYSLCLYCNHARRIAVNIKQLVLHLIGQHRFTATVDSITAEELYAETIVAKLKSFLPHLENEYMNAASCCSLENGKYVEPFNERIYECFTCRFVTSTHKELYTHNRRLHIKSNIMCVMCQTNFYSYSEILCHICPGEVAGSVYDLQFRCCLCDMAPLPSAFRLMVHLRKQHQACDICLEDCQSQAKLSSHVWKHKLLHLCYRCGIAYRNKQDISKHLFWKHGTESAGCKQCLQKRWRHVYHFCVPPAEFPCEQCGFVFSKAIYLEVHQRMHSGDFRYACTEEGCEEKFVSRKLLLKHANSHVAKELPQATSMEQANDATSAPKLEEIKEELEEGEDKKEGTQNDEKLLSESETNKESTKKEEPNRIDNAKEPPVSKSENRKRRKKSKRNKESLEDLNLIAPNLSESDSSDDSDSDAPRSSHQEQPKLPMRSSVDDLDMPKVMLSPSSESDADELDGKSKLENKEKLSEGSKEEKALDADDESEPKKEEDQVDVSIWKNLLQNQAVAIPEEQAVKEENREDLAILPPAKLHVAWSDHDYCKLHRTPPPSPVKQKSANKSSIKTTGENASSDSDSSSSSSSSDSDSSSCSCGSNCSCSSSNSSSSSDNSDDSDSSTARGSPQKRSRKKSLKVKKSSESLKNGQNGPNEQDQVEETTAVNENNNPVAPPSPKPPMYNESDFDTAFSDTDEEFYDSHPQKLANELLTQKREALMAEHAPLRPSNNYDIVENSRPSTPSLPEEASAFADKREKVRNKKKKRERKSTSKTGKLQPMASTPLPMDRIGGMPGMIAPLEPPTPIQSHPESSLFPVTPLTHRQLQSSMTRMSEGSSCSDADAQLKRSKRQRRPNKFYGYTSDDENMSAVLAPPLQVGMQLIKPQPPPQLTWAKEDLPTPPKQRSRNNNNSSHHHHSHSNGGTSLAGSSRKRSKQRSLLGTGGSRSAKRHKPDREDHLPPIPTLKIRPSLLPTTAPPSDSSESSSDDDEAEVNVTSVVPTPQAAPPPVLPTPLPVALPVPPPPPPAATAFNQPIPPALLPNPGFATLQYFKANNIRYPIRPPAGARLAREGESVYCYCRCPYDEVSEMIACDGDNCLIEWFHFECVGIMVAPQGKWFCAECRPKYSEGIYQGAKPQ, encoded by the exons ATGATGGAAGCATTGGATCAGCAACAAGCCAAGCTAACGTCTAACAGAGATGATGGAGAAGCGGGAACAGGATCGGAAACGGGATCGGGAGCGGGCACCGggggaggagcagctgccggCGAGGAAGACGACATCGAAGAACTTCATTATGTGCTGGACGTGGCGAAGGAGGAAAGCGAGAGCCACCAACATGGGGAGAACAACAACGCTGAGGAAAATGAGGATGGAAAGACGAAAAAGAACGATGACGTGATAGATTTAGCCATGGCAAATGGCCAGGGTTTCAGCGTAACGCCGGAGGAAGAGACCGCCGGAACGGAAGAGACAGAGCAGTCAGAGGAATCTCTTCTCCATCTGAGAAAAAGCACAGAGACACCAGTCGATTTAGAAACTCTCTCAAGTCCAGCAAACTGCTTGACAACTGCTCCTCTCTCTACAGATCTCGTAAAGCAAGAGCTGGTCGAAGACAATCCAGAGGAACTCCAAGAAGCAGACAGCATCCCACTCACAGAGCAGTTCTTAAAGGATATCAAACTGAAGACCGAAGTGGAGGACAAAACTGATTCCTTAAGTGATAACCATATGGAGTTCTTATCTGATTCAGAAGAGCAGCCGGTGGATTCTTTAGGGGCAAATCATGAGTCGGAAACCGATGAAAAAGTCCACTTCCTGCCAAGGGAATCAGACAGCAATGAAGTggaagaaaaatattttcgatctGCCAATGATGATTCTGAAAGCGAAGTCGAGGAAAAGGTGTACACCCCACCAGTGATACATCTAGAAACAGATTCAGAGAGTGGGGAAAAAGAGTTTTTATCCATTAAAGATAATGAGAGTCCAGCTTTGGAGATTGAAGGAGAGACTGCTGAGTCTCAGTCTTCAAACGATCTTTACAAGGATGACGTTGACGAAAATGTTTCCACTATAGCGCCAGAAGTGGTTGATACTGCATCGCAACCTATTGGTGTAACTTCTTTAGAAGGATCCGACACAGTGGATTCTCCTTCGCTGACAATGGATGTGGATCTTCCAAGCAGCGAAGACGGAGCGCCCCCCAGTGTCATTAAAATCGAGTCTGATTTGGAAGATGAAACACACAGTGATAGTGTCAAGTTAAAAGAACATACTGTTGAGGTCGTTCCGTTGATCAAGCTGAACGGGGCTCATAAGGCTTTGAAAGAAGAGAAGCTCGTGGACGAGGAGATGGTGGAACCCGGCCAAGAGCTGGAAGACCCCAAGGAACTGTCTGTGATAACAAACCACACTGGCAACAACACTAAGGAGGAGAACACTACCGCTTCTCAGGTGCCATCGCTCTCTGTGATTCTACCTGTTCGTACGAGTCGTAGCAGAAGCacaagcagcaggagcagcaccgTAAGCTCCGCTTCGCAGCCGCAGCTGGTCATCGATCATCCGGAGAGCGAGCACAATCCCAAACCGCCGACCCTGAAGCTTTCCCTAAAGCGCAGGCGTAGCAAGAGTTCCTCCGTTAGCCAATctgataaacaaacaaagatggAGTCAGGTGGCTCCGTTTCCTCGCTGCTTCTGCAACGCCTTCAGGGCAATGCCAGTGTGGGTCCGCCTGTCGCCTCTACGGAATCGCTACAAGTCCTTAGTTGTGCAAAGTGCAATTTGCAGTTCGAGTTCGAAAGCTTTCAGCAGCTGAACAAGCATCAGGCCCAGTGCAACGGTATCCAAAGCACGAGCAGTTCCCAGCTACCACTGAAGCAGGAGCGCTTCTTTCGGTGCGCCCAGTGTAGCACCGTTCACCAGTGCTGGCACTTTTTTCTCCACATGCGAGAAGTCCACCAGCGttacatttgtttatattgtaACCATGTGTATCCCAGTGTAGAAAAGCTGTCGCTGCATCTAGAAAACAAGCATGACATCGACCAGAGCCACTTCGCTAAGGATGCGTGGGAAGAGCAGCAGAAAACGGAGGATAGAGCAAGGCATCTCGTTTGTTGCACATGTCAAGCCACTTTTGTCCAGGGCTCTGATTTTGAGGATCACGATTGCTCCCAACTGATGCAGCCGTGTGCTTTGTGCAATCAAAAAAGTGGCCATGCCATTGGTtgcaagaacaacaaacgaAAGCCTTCCAGAAGGCGGCGAAAGGTTCGTAGACCACCGGAAACGCCACTGCCGATTCCCCAGGAGCCGGTTGAACAACCCGTGCCCGTGGAGGCAATACCGGAGCAACAGCCCCAACAGTTGCAGCTCCATTCGGACATACAGAATCTGTTCCCTGCTGAAAACA CGCCAGAGCCCGTGGAAGATCCTCCAGCGCCTCCCATTCCCAAGTTAGTTGTGCCCAAAATTATGTTGCGGGTGCCTAAGGAATTTCAGAAGTCTGTGGATGCCGCCCTAAGCAGTACGGATACGGAGGACGAGGAGTTAGAAACGGCACAGCCGGTGGAAGAAGCAGTGTCGGCACCCACCGAGGAGCTACCTTTTGATgcaccgcctcctccaccgccagcGCTTAGCTTCGATGACTCGACTGCGTCCAAGCTAAATCGTGTACTGGCGGAACTGGAGCGCACCAAGCTGGACATTGAGCGAACCAAGGCGGATATAATTACCAAAAAGCAGTCGAAGGTTATTATGGCCAATGcacatttggaaaatgttgtgCCACAGGTTGTACATCCTCCTCAGCACCTGCAGCCACAGCAAGAGGAACAGCGTCGTTGGTCACTAACGCCGCCTGCGTCGCCCCACAACAATCACGTCAATCTTCCAGAACCTCCCCCAGCTTTAATTACTGAATTTCAAGATCAGCCCGATGCAGTGCGTCGTAACAGTCTCGGCAGTGATTGCATGGACATAGATGATAGTTTGAATGGGCCAGAGATGGAAGATAGTAGGGATTCTACGGAGGAACAGAAGGAATCTCTGGAGCCAGCCCAACCGTTGCAGGAACCCCAACCTGTTGACGAGCCCCTTGCCATTCAGCCGCTTCCACCCGCCGATGGCATAATGGTAGCTGGAGCTGACACCCACACCGTGGATCTGCAACTGGATCGTCCTCTCGATCGGTTTTCAATGGTGGATTTTGTGCGTTTGTGCTTAAAATCAGTGTACTCCTTATGCCTATATTGCAATCATGCCCGAAGGATCGCGGTAAATATAAAGCAGTTGGTGCTTCATTTAATAGGCCAGCACAGATTTACAGCCACAGTGGATAGCATTACGGCAGAGGAACTGTACGCAGAGACCATTGTAGCAAAACTAAAAAGCTTTCTTCCGCACTTGGAAAACGAGTATATGAATGCGgccagttgttgcagtttgGAAAATGGCAAGTACGTGGAGCCGTTCAACGAGCGAATATACGAGTGCTTCACCTGCCGTTTTGTGACCTCCACTCACAAGGAGCTGTACACCCACAACAGAAGACTGCACATTAAGTCGAACATAATGTGCGTCATGTGTCAAACTAATTTCTATAGCTACAGCGAGATTTTGTGTCATATTTGTCCAGGCGAGGTAGCCGGAAGTGTTTACGATCTTCAGTTCCGTTGCTGCCTCTGCGATATGGCTCCATTGCCCTCCGCCTTTAGACTGATGGTACATCTGAGGAAGCAGCACCAGGCTTGCGATATCTGTCTGGAGGATTGCCAGAGCCAAGCGAAACTGTCGTCTCACGTGTGGAAGCACAAGTTGCTACACTTGTGCTATCGCTGTGGTATCGCGTATCGCAACAAGCAGGACATCTCAAAGCATCTGTTCTGGAAGCACGGAACGGAGAGTGCAGGATGCAAGCAATGTCTACAAAAGCGCTGGCGCCATGTCTACCACTTCTGTGTGCCGCCCGCAGAATTTCCATGCGAGCAATGCGGGTTCGTCTTCAGCAAAGCCATATACCTGGAGGTGCATCAAAGAATGCATTCAGGCGATTTCCGCTATGCGTGCACCGAGGAGGGCTGCGAAGAGAAATTCGTGTCGCGCAAGCTCTTGCTTAAGCATGCCAACAGTCATGTCGCGAAGGAACTGCCCCAAGCAACTTCCATGGAGCAGGCGAATGATGCCACCTCGGCCCCAAAGTTGGAGGAGATAAAGGAGGAGCTCGAAGAAGGCGAGGATAAAAAAGAAGGAACACAAAATGATGAAAAGCTCTTATCCGAATCGGAAACCAATAAAGAGTCCACCAAGAAGGAGGAACCGAACCGCATCGATAATGCAAAAGAGCCGCCCGTCAGTAAATCTGAGAATCGAAAACGACGCAAGAAGTCGAAGCGCAACAAGGAATCCTTGGAGGACCTCAATCTTATCGCACCCAATCTCTCAGAGTCGGATAGCAGTGATGACAGTGATTCAGATGCACCGAGAAGCAGCCACCAGGAGCAGCCTAAACTGCCAATGCGATCCTCTGTGGATGATCTGGATATGCCCAAGGTGATGCTGTCGCCATCCTCTGAGAGTGACGCCGATGAACTTGATGGCAAATCCAAACtggaaaataaggaaaaactTTCAGAGGGCTCTAAAGAAGAAAAGGCTCTTGATGCCGATGATGAATCGGAGCCCAAGAAGGAGGAAGATCAAGTGGATGTTTCAATTTGGAAAAACCTCCTTCAAAATCAGGCGGTGGCCATCCCGGAAGAGCAGGCGGTTAAGGAGGAGAACAGGGAAGACTTAGCCATTCTTCCGCCCGCAAAACTTCACGTCGCCTGGTCTGATCACGATTATTGCAAATTGCACCGCACGCCACCACCCTCACCCGTGAAACAAAAGTCCGCTAACAAATCATCAATAAAAACGACTGGTGAGAATGCCTCCAGTGATAGCGACAGTTCAAGTAGCTCCAGCTCGTCAGACTCCGATTCCTCGAGCTGTTCGTGCGGCTCCAACTGTAGCTGCAGTTCTAGCAACAGCAGTAGTTCCAGCGACAATTCCGACGACTCGGATAGCTCTACTGCTCGCGGATCGCCACAGAAACGGTCTCGCAAGAAATCTTTAAAAGTAAAGAAGAGCTCAGAGTCACTCAAAAACGGTCAGAATGGTCCAAATGAGCAGGATCAAGTAGAGGAGACAACTGCCGTCAATGAGAACAATAATCCAGTGGCTCCACCCTCTCCCAAGCCTCCTATGTACAATGAGTCGGACTTCGATACAGCTTTCTCGGATACAGATGAAGAGTTCTACGACTCCCATCCTCAGAAACTGGCCAACGAACTGCTGACCCAAAAGCGAGAGGCTCTCATGGCCGAGCATGCCCCACTGCGGCCGAGCAACAATTACGACATTGTGGAAAACAGTCGACCATCAACTCCTTCTCTTCCGGAGGaggcttctgcttttgctgaCAAGCGGGAAAAGGTGaggaacaagaaaaagaagcggGAACGAAAGTCTACGAGTAAAACTGGCAAGCTGCAGCCGATGGCTAGTACACCCCTACCCATGGATAGGATAGGCGGAATGCCTGGAATGATTGCGCCCCTGGAGCCGCCTACTCCTATACAGTCACATCCAGAATCTTCTCTGTTCCCTGTAACGCCACTTACCCATCGTCAACTGCAATCGTCCATGACCAGGATGAGTGagggcagcagctgctccgaTGCCGATGCCCAGCTGAAGCGTTCGAAACGCCAGCGACGTCCCAACAAGTTCTACGGCTATACGAGCGACGACGAAAACATGAGCGCCGTTCTAGCGCCACCGCTACAGGTGGGAATGCAGCTTATCAAACCGCAGCCACCACCACAGTTGACCTGGGCCAAGGAGGATCTGCCCACACCGCCTAAGCAGCGAAGCAGGAATAACAATAACAGTAGCCACCACCATCACTCACACAGCAATGGCGGAACTTCATTGGCGGGCTCCTCGCGGAAAAGAAGCAAACAGCGTTCGCTTCTCGGCACAGGAGGATCTCGCTCAGCCAAGCGTCACAAGCCCGATCGAGAGGATCACTTGCCACCCATTCCGACTCTCAAAATCCGGCCTAGCCTGTTGCCCACCACTGCTCCACCATCGGACAGCAGTGAAAGCAGCTCTGATGACGACGAGGCGGAGGTTAATGTGACCAGTGTGGTCCCGACTCCACAAGCGGCGCCACCTCCAGTTTTGCCAACTCCTCTACCGGTGGCTTTGCCAGttccaccaccgccaccgccagcgGCCACTGCTTTCAATCAACCCATACCACCAGCACTGCTACCCAATCCCGGGTTCGCCACACTGCAGTACTTCAAGGCGAACAACATACGGTATCCCATTCGACCGCCGGCGGGAGCGCGCCTCGCTCGCGAAGGAGAATCTGTGTACTGCTACTGTCGCTGTCCGTACGACGAGGTCTCCGAGATGATCGCATGCGACGGGGACAACTGTCTTATCGAATGGTTCCACTTCGAGTGCGTGGGCATCATGGTGGCGCCGCAGGGCAAGTGGTTCTGCGCCGAGTGCAGGCCCAAGTACTCAGAGGGTATCTATCAGGGCGCCAAGCCCCAATGA